A single genomic interval of Bradysia coprophila strain Holo2 chromosome X unlocalized genomic scaffold, BU_Bcop_v1 contig_79, whole genome shotgun sequence harbors:
- the LOC119070328 gene encoding protein phosphatase 1H, with protein MFNRIKNRVLTAVSPDVLAIPAAGHSTSSPNKTSNRNLPDKFTYARPPFLQLMTQDELKASADHNVRPIIVPRDIAIMPFCTGYAECVNSGKSEWNEDQAAFHRHILSHPSKQYPDLPYIYFGTFDGHAGYGAALAASNQFHYILHEKLVDVIDMLMPAVTFAAPAPSFPHPMTFQRSVSKDELIIGALESAFIEMDALLAEDRDKYRNAGGCTALVTLFIFGKMFVANAGDSRAVLCQRMSKKVFKMHSNSVIPNSVERELNSRDGEEASDSEMHIFPISFSHDHTPDTERPRLMSTGKLNPTLMGGAYVAMEYAKRPMFKDLGQRVLYRQGSMKGWAYKTLTADDLRMPIVTGEGKRSRLLGTIGVTRGFGDHDLRALGSGLPIKPFLSPHPEVNYRDLSKVISIPSDNNEDGDYGILVMATDGLWDVADIESVSNTVFKTLNKYPTEKHRYTMVAQELVAKSRGRVNESNHWRLAHSKAAATVDDISVFVIPVVQYYKEYCLWEKQCAENFDKPANGMSSESSTEEVEIEITSDVNELQPNAVETVEGVEIGETIIDKRNLKKKCFTHLEQSRIAEL; from the exons ATGTTCAATCGAATTAAAAATCGTGTTCTAACAGCCGTCAGCCCAGATGTCCTTGCAATACCAGCTGCTGGACATTCGACATCGTCCCCGAACAAAACGTCAAATCGAAATTTACCCGACAAATTTACGTATGCCAGACCACCGTTTTTACAATTGATGACACAAGATGAATTAAAAGCATCAGCTGATCATAATGTACGACCTATCATCGTGCCGAGGGACATAGCCATTATGCCGTTTTGTACGGGTTATGCGGAATGCGTCAATTCGGGAAAATCGGAATGGAATGAAGATCAAGCAGCGTTTCATCGCCACATTTTATCCCATCCAAGCAAACAATATCCCGACTTGCCTTATATTTATTTCGGAACATTTGATGGACATGCTGGCTATGGTGCTGCGTTAGCTGCATCCAATCAATTCCATTACATTTTGCATGAGAAATTAGTCGATGTGATTGATATGTTAATGCCGGCAGTGACATTTGCTGCACCAGCACCATCGTTTCCACATCCAATGACCTTTCAGCGAAGCGTATCAAAAGATGAGCTCATTATCGGTGCATTAGAATCGGCATTCATCGAAATGGATGCTCTGCTGGCAGAAGATCGTGACAAGTATCGAAATGCTGGCGGTTGTACCGCTCTCGTAACATTGttcattttcggtaaaatgttTGTAGCAAATGCTGGCGATTCTCGAGCTGTCTTATGTCAACGTATGTCCAAGAAAGTATTCAAAATGCACTCGAATTCGGTGATACCAAACTCTGTAGAACGTGAGCTGAATAGCCGTGATGGAGAGGAGGCCAGTGATTCGGAGATGCATATCTTTCcgatttcattttcacatgATCATACACCGGATACGGAACGACCAAGACTGATGTCAACGGGAAAATTGAATCCGACCTTGATGGGAGGAGCGTACGTAGCTATGGAATATGCAAAGCGTCCAATGTTCAAGGATTTGGGTCAAAGAGTGTTATACCGTCAAGGATCGATGAAAGGATGGGCGTACAAAACGTTAACCGCTGATGATTTACGAATGCCTATCGTAACCGGTGAGGGAAAACGAAGCCGTTTGTTGGGAACCATCGGTGTAACAAGGGGATTCGGTGACCACGATTTACGCGCCTTAGGATCAGGACTTCCAATCAAACCATTCCTTTCGCCACATCCAGAAGTTAATTATCGCGATCTGTCCAAAGTAATATCCATTCCATCCGACAATAATGAGGATGGCGATTACGGAATTTTAGTGATGGCAACGGATGGACTGTGGGATGTTGCCGATATCGAATCGGTTAGCAATACGGTGTTCAAAACACTAAACAAGTATCCAACCGAAAAGCATCGCTACACAATGGTGGCACAAGAACTGGTAGCAAAATCACGAGGACGGGTCAACGAATCAAACCATTGGCGTTTGGCACATAGCAAAGCAGCCGCAACCGTTGATGACATAAGTGTATTTGTGATACCGGTGGTCCAGTATTATAAGGAATATTGTTTGTGGGAAAAGCAGTGTgcggaaaatttcgataagcCAGCAAACGGAATGTCCAGTGAATCATCGACGGAAGAGGTTGAGATCGAAATAACATCAGACGTGAATGAATTGCAGCCGAATGCGGTGGAAACGGTCGAAGGGGTCGAAATTGGCGAGACAATCATAGataa aagaaatttaaaaaaaaaatgttttactcacCTCGAACAAAGTCGCATAGCAGAATTGTAA
- the LOC119070330 gene encoding clusterin-associated protein 1 yields MSFKDVRDLSEHLKHLDYPNDFSISPLCSVYGSIGNFKIVAHILQWLAERFESDAILLGGTDNEVERILLIRSAVEFFVTKVGIKLNPRKLYACTTGAATELLKLTTLLLNAPTEIEKEEDVLSSTNIDLGDKVDDLRRVRELASDLTNKGALVYDLLAKEVINKETRNLQASRPLELSNVEKYLKNSIFSLNQKLGSSKSALETSKTEKNAVSSKLERKTADLERSKQRLDALQKIRPAFLEEFERLEGELKTLYDQYFVRIRCLDALRVQIASRVKVPQTPMPIAKPAENSMTFLPDGLIDSDEDGLDNEEAERRIIDEKRDLKEELTGAGEPRAHTRLRVRTAVGRTDRRFVGSMLAGSDLDSSLGSDDESDSEINLVDDLDDEDDDSAANHLLMAGESTNKPMKSSILSDEDF; encoded by the exons ATGTCTTTCAAAGATGTTAgag ACCTCTCGGAACACCTGAAGCATCTCGACTATCCTAACGACTTCTCAATATCACCGCTCTGTTCAGTCTATGGCAGCATTggtaatttcaaaattgttgcACACATTTTGCAATGGTTGGCTGAACGATTTGAATCGGATGCAATATTGTTGGGTGGAACCGACAATGAAGTggaaagaattttattgatacGATCGGCGGTGGAGTTTTTCGTAACCAAAGTTGGTATTAAATTGAATCCGAGAAAACTGTATGCGTGTACAACTGGTGCAGCAACCGAATTGCTAAAATTGACGACGTTGTTGCTGAATGCTCCGACGGAAATCGAAAAGGAAGAAGATGTATTGAGCTCTACAAACATTGATCTGGGAGATAAG GTTGATGATTTGCGAAGAGTGAGAGAATTGGCTTCCGACCTGACAAACAAGGGAGCATTGGTGTACGACCTGTTAGCCAAGGAAGTCATCAATAAA GAAACTCGAAATCTGCAAGCCAGTCGACCGTTGGAACTGTCGAATGTGGAAAAGTAtctgaaaaattcaatattttcattgaatcaaAAGCTAGGCTCGTCAAAATCGGCACTGGAAACCagtaaaaccgaaaaaaatgcTGTCAGCTCTAAGCTTGAACGAAAAACTGCCGATTTGGAGCGATCGAAGCAGCGCCTGGATGCACTGCAGAAAATACGTCCAGCATTTTTAGAAGAGTTCGAGCGACTCGAGGGTGAACTAAAGACTTTGTACGACCAATATTTTGTTCGAATTCGTTGCTTGGATGCACttcgtgtgcaaatagccaGTAGAGTTAAGGTACCGCAAACGCCGATGCCAATAGCGAAACCAGCTGAAAATTCAATGACATTTTTGCCGGATGGTTTAATCGACTCGGATGAGGATGGATTGGATAATGAAGAAGCCGAACGGCGGATTATTGATGAAAAACGAGACCTCAAAGAAGAACTTACTGGTGCTGGTGAGCCGAGAGCGCATACACGGTTGCGGGTTAGAACTGCAG TTGGTCGTACTGATAGACGGTTTGTTGGCAGTATGTTGGCCGGTTCTGATTTGGATAGTTCTCTCGGCTCGGATGATGAGTCGgacagtgaaataaatttggtcGATGACTTAGATGATGAGGACGACGATTCAGCAGCTAATCATCTACTGATGGCCGGCGAATCAACGAACAAACCGATGAAATCGTCAATACTTAGTGACGAGGACTTCTAA
- the LOC119070327 gene encoding uncharacterized protein LOC119070327, with translation MRSQVILDGLKSLQPDVEVTAKQIIHWIIEALEVTAKIPDFTITSAGGVNTAFFKHLHIETAKIVFPVANKYFVKNFFDVVDAVGRIFDVTIEKKLSLQCWIQIGQFMKDLPKHCKNGLFTVVSGAMSASLLKKMISVPDFNTNKDIIDSMLLYYKCVEAVADEKNKALKKKDKTSWQLFERYVDCIEAFYELIGENVIFSSDAFFPITAKILDYRNGLLGGDIQTVRKYLDAVNFSLKSNDEVAKMNMAMWLSRIQLEEPLHMLFKVKVTYHRRTMINMLKLVLEYTREKNIPCEIDWTLVFVYALYWHHDALELLLLETQGTEEVEEIRSCNLVERVIQVFLRHNDHIYKLPAQLHLLEQQVAERLINLIKPHIDFATCETLFSLLRKHVADSPTTCAVIILFVDNAAKTLLDDPNKRQAYINLMKTVFRHITYVKSHPELLCRLINIFDLSRAKNDEGFSKQMLLVVPEVFHRCSLYGTAVDLLTVLKAVGYDHDKLVGLVEKLLLEETSGNRRMETVTLMLAADNVFDIFKILNPHDRRRVFDYFKKRFESVSNDAKVLYASLLMRMLAAFQSTPERFPGEARNTVEDEARRVFRFLSRGIYAAEKQSFAAAHLGIAICIYQSTFQPPPGMELMKSFSSLIAISITFRSNYDSDAKKDAIRNDLRLVSTFWRSAKNIYRQAHTDVPLPSVIFECYPRFEIHTVAAAEEFLETILNNGSASDKFGMFVESMYCIVELVRKRQVNPIVNKLFQFVAKTESESDATKIAAMLFLRNLELYSMNFSRPKVVWNVQVNVYKNHLKSNSTTIDYQKQVMDVLSAKIDAQAEGSVRKCLEDLRQYLLNGPNVEIEPENEATDEEMGDDVDVSDVMPQSRRGTGHSERRSNSLVGVDMSIMQQH, from the exons ATGCGTTCACAG GTTATTTTAGACGGATTGAAAAGTCTTCAGCCTGACGTAGAAGTAACTGCAAAACAAATTATCCATTGGATTATCGAAGCGCTAGAAGTTACTGCGAAAATTCCGGATTTTACTATAACCTCTGCAGGAGGAGTGAACACAGCGTTTTTCAAACATCTTCACATTGAAACC gcgaaaatcgtttttccggttgctaacaaatattttgtgaaaaacttCTTCGATGTGGTTGATGCTGTTGGACGGATATTCGACGTAAccatcgaaaaaaaactttctcttCAATGTTGGATTCAAATCGGTCAGTTTATGAAAGACCTACCGAAGCACTGCAAAAACGGTCTATTTACGGTGGTCAGTGGTGCGATGAGCGCATCGCTTCTGaagaaaatgatttctgtTCCGGATTTCAATACGAACAAAGACATAATTGACAGCATGTTACTTTACTATAAGTGTGTCGAGGCTGTTGCTGACGAGAAAAATAAAGCgctcaaaaaaaaagacaaaacatCTTGGCAACTATTCGAGCGATATGTAGATTGTATCGAGGCATTTTACGAATTAATTGGAGAAAATGTGATCTTCTCGTCGGACGCTTTCTTTCCTATAACTGCCAAAATTTTGGATTACCGAAACGGATTACTTGGTGGTGACATTCAGACAGTAAGGAAATACCTGGATGCTGTGAACTTTTCACTTAAATCGAATGATGAAGTAGCCAAGATGAATATGGCCATGTGGTTATCGCGAATACAGTTGGAGGAACCATTGCACATGCTATTCAAGGTGAAAGTCACATACCATCGGAGAACGATGATAAACATGCTTAAATTGGTGCTGGA ATATACTCGGGAGAAGAACATTCCGTGTGAAATTGATTGGACATTGGTCTTTGTTTACGCTCTCTATTGGCACCATGATGCACTAGAGCTTCTCCTCTTGGAAACACAAGGTACTGAGGAGGTCGAAGAAATCAGATCATGCAATCTAGTCGAAAGAGTCATTCAGGTTTTCCTTCGACATAAT GATCACATCTATAAATTGCCTGCTCAACTACACCTGTTGGAGCAACAAGTCGCTGAGAGACTCATAAATCTGATCAAACCCCACATTGATTTCGCAACATGTGAGACACTGTTTTCTCTATTGCGTAAACATGTTGCAGACAGTCCAACTACGTGCGCTGTAATCATTCTGTTTGTCGACAATGCTGCTAAGACTTTGCTTGACGACCCAAATAAGC GTCAAGCTTACATAAACTTAATGAAGACCGTGTTTCGTCATATCACTTACGTGAAATCCCATCCGGAACTATTGTGTCGTCTGATCAACATCTTCGATTTATCTAGAGCCAAGAATGATGAAGGGTTTTCCAAG CAAATGTTGCTGGTTGTGCCGGAAGTATTTCACCGATGTAGCCTGTATGGTACAGCTGTCGATTTATTGACAGTATTAAAGGCTGTTGGATACGACCATGATAAGTTAGTGGGTCTAGTTGAGAAACTACTGTTGGAGGAGACATCAGGTAATCGGAGAATGGAAACGGTTACATTGATGCTGGCGGCAGATAACgttttcgatattttcaaaatattgaatcCACATGACCGAAGACGGGTGTtcgattattttaaaaaaagattcgAAAGTGTCAGTAATGATGCAAAAG TTCTATACGCTTCCTTGTTGATGCGTATGTTAGCAGCTTTCCAATCGACTCCAGAAAGATTTCCAGGTGAAGCACGGAACACAGTTGAAGATGAAGCTCGTCGTGTCTTTCGTTTTTTATCCAGAGGAATTTATGCAGCTGAAAAACAATCATTTGCTGCTGCACAT TTGGGCATAGCCATTTGCATATATCAGTCAACCTTCCAACCACCACCAGGAATGGAACTGATGAAATCGTTTTCATCACTTATCGCAATTTCAATTA CTTTTCGTTCAAACTACGATTCGGATGCGAAGAAAGACGCTATCCGGAATGATCTGCGTTTGGTGTCAACTTTCTGGCGTAGtgctaaaaatatttatagacAGGCTCATACAGATGTTCCGCTGCCTTCCGTAATTTTCGAGTGCTATCCTCGATTTGAG ATTCACACAGTCGCTGCAGCTGAAGAGTTCCTGGAAACGATTTTGAACAACGGATCTGCAAGTGATAAATTTGGGATGTTTGTTGAGTCGATGTATTGTATAGTGGAGCTTGTGAGAAAAAGACAAGTAAAT CCAATCGTGaacaaattgtttcaattcgTCGCAAAAACCGAATCGGAGAGCGATGCAACCAAAATTGCGGCGATGCTTTTTCTCCGTAATCTTGAACTCTATTCCATGAACTTTTCACGGCCTAAGGTAGTCTGGAATGTTCAAGtaaatgtgtacaaaaatcACCTGAAAAGTAATTCGACCACTATTGATTATCAGAAGCAAGT TATGGACGTATTAAGCGCCAAAATCGACGCTCAGGCAGAGGGTAGTGttcgaaaatgtttggaaGATCTTCGTCAATATCTACTGAATGGTCCAAATGTTGAAATCGAACCGGAGAATGAAGCAACAGACGAAGAAATGGGTGACGACGTTGATGTATCGGATGTGATGCCTCAAAGTCGACGTGGAACGGGTCACTCGGAACGTAGATCCAATAGTCTTGTTGGTGTAGACATGTCTATCATGCAACAACATTAA